One genomic segment of Candidatus Eisenbacteria bacterium includes these proteins:
- a CDS encoding ornithine carbamoyltransferase, translated as FQINQELLRLAKKDALVLHCLPAHRGEEITDEVIDGPYSVVFDEAENRLHAQKAVLEWLLA; from the coding sequence CGTTCCAGATCAACCAGGAGCTCCTTCGCCTCGCGAAGAAGGACGCGCTCGTTCTCCATTGCCTGCCGGCGCACCGCGGCGAGGAGATCACCGACGAGGTGATCGACGGCCCTTACTCTGTCGTCTTCGACGAGGCGGAGAACCGCCTGCACGCGCAGAAGGCGGTCCTCGAATGGCTGCTCGCGTGA